The nucleotide window ACCACCTCAGGTTCCCCAAAACGGTGTTGTCCCTGCTCAGCGAAGGTGTCGACATGAGGGCCCTATGCGCGACTGATCTTTCGGCCGCGAGCGAGGCTGCGATAGAGAACGAGACCTGTCTCACGTGCCTGGCCCGTATTGGTGTCGACACGATCCATCTCGTGACAGTCGTCCCGGCGAACGTCCACTCCGGGATGCCCGGCGTGAACTTCGAGGAGCGGCGTCGACAAGGACTGGACCAATATCGCCAGGTGATCGAAGCCGCAGGGTTCGACGTCGAGACGCACGTCGTTCGCGGAACTCCCTATCGACGAATCAATGGCATCGCCGAAACCGTACACGCCGACCTGTCTGTCGTCGGATCGAGAGGGCAGAGTCCACTGAAGAACCGCATTATCGGTTCGACCGCACGGAACCTCGCACGGACGACCGTCGTGCCGTTATTGGTCAATCGCGTCGAGCGGGCAACAGACGAGCCCGATGTCCTCCGGGAACATCTCTTTCAGCGGATTCTCTTCGCGACGGACTTCTCGGAGAACGCCGACCGAGCGTTCGACGCCTTCTCATACCTCCGTCACGCGACCGAGGAAGCAACGCTCGTTCACGTTCGGTCGCCGAAAGACGAGGGCGTCGACGATGTCAATCCACGAGAACAGTTGGCCGATCACGCGAGTACACTCGAAAACTGGGATATCGAGACACGGATCGAGGTCCGACAAGGAGACCCAGCTGCTGAAATCCTTTCCGTCGAAGCGGAGGTAACGCCGTCGACGATCCTCGTCGGGTCGAAGGGGCGAAGTCGTATTCGCCGGCTCCTGTTGGGTAGTGTCTCTGAAGAGATCGTCGCACGGGCGACGGGAAACGTCTTCCTCGTCCCGCCGCCCCGAGCAGTCTGAGAAAAACAGGCGACTACAACAGCAGAAGGCTAGCGGCGTACGCGACACCGAAAGAGATCACGAACGACCCCACCCACGCTCCTACAGTCAAGAGTATTTTCCGACCGTCGACGGCGTTCCACCCGCCGACGGCCGCGCCGCTTCCGATGATCGCACTGACGACGATTTCGTTAAACGAGACTGGCACACCCAACAGGACGGCCAGCTGTGCGATCAGAAACGACGGGACGAGCGCGGAGATAGCGCGTCGCGGCCCGAGCGACGAGTAGTCCTGCGCGAGCGACTTGATCATCCGGGGAGCGCCCGTCCACGAACCCGCAAGCATCCCCAAGCCACCACCGACCAGCACCACGACTGTCGACACCATCTCAATCCCCCCTAGGAGTGGGATCAGGGGCCCGACTGCGAGTCCGACCTGACTGCCGCCCGCGGAGAACGCAACGAGTGAGCCGAGAGTGAGCAGCACGCGCTCTAGCCCTCCATGTTGGTCGCGACCGACGTCCCACCAGACGACGGCAGCGACAGCCACGGCGACACCACCAGTCACGACGAGCGCCGACGCACGGCCGTCGACTGCCAGTATCTGCTGTCCGGCTTCCCGAAGGGTTCCTGTGGAATTCTCCCCACCGAGGAAGCTGAACTCGATGTTCACGAGAACAGCGGTGACGAGCCCGACGAGAACGGGGATACTGTATCGTTCAGGGACGTCAGGCCGCGGGAGCAGACTCGCAATTGCGTACGCGATCCCGCCACCCACGAACGGCGTCAGCACCCAGACGACCGCGATCTGCTGATACTTCGCCCAGACCGGCGTCCCGCCGAGAGCGAGGCCGACGCCGATGACGGCACCGGTCACGGTGAATGCGGTCGCAATCGGGTACCCGGTGATGATGCCGACGGCCATCAGGCCAGCCCCCAGCACTAACACGAGGATAACGCCAGCAACGGGCATGCTCATCCCACCGACGAGTCCATTTCCGACAGCTTCCGAGACGTTTCCGCCCTGCGTGACAGCGCCGGCGAACCCGAAAACTCCGACCAGTAGCGCGGCTCGCATCGTCCCGATGGCGTTTGCCCCGACGGCGGGGGCGAACGGGGTTGCACCGCTCGATCCAGCGCCGATGACCCACGCCATGAACAGACTGGCGAGCGCTGCCCCGATGAAGAGGGCGATGAGAGCGGGGTCCATTGAGAGGGGAAGAAGTTAGTCGCCGCCCGCTGGGGCGGTGTCACGTGCCTGACCATGGCTGCGCCAGTAGCCCTGAGCGTACGCGCCGAGGAACATCCCGGCGAGCGCCCAGAGGATAGTGACGTTGCCGACGCCGAGGCTCGCGTACGCTGCCCCGGGACAGATTCCGGAGAGTCCCCAGCCAACGCCGAAGATGGCTCCGCCGACGAGGACGTTCCGGTCGAACGGCTTCAGCCGCCGCTCGTAGGGGTTACCGGTGAGCGGCGCGGCATCTCGAATCCGGGGGAGCAGCGCGAACGCGACCCCGGAGACGATAGCGGCACCGAACATCACGAACGGCAGGCCAAGGTCGTCGAACTGGAGGAAGTTCAGCACGACCTCCGGGCGCGCCATGTGGCTGAACCCGAGTCCGAACCCGAAGATCAGGCCGCCAATGAAGATCAGCGGCTTGAACAGCGGATGTCGGTCCTCGCTCACGCGTCGCTCCCTCCGGTCGCTCCCGTTCGCGCGTTCCGAGACGCTCCCCGCTCACGGGTCACGTTCGTTCCCCGTTCGCGTTTCGAGGCGCTCACTTCGTTCGCACCCCGCTCCGCTCGCGTCTCGCACATCACGGGCTCACCCCCAGTGCGCCGACGACTTGTGCCGTCCCGATCGCCACCGTCAGGAACGTCAGGACGCCGACGAGGGAGGTCTTCGACGCCGAGCCGACGCCACAGACTCCGTGACCGGACGTACAGCCCTTGCCGACGCGGGTCCCGA belongs to Halorubrum sp. DM2 and includes:
- a CDS encoding universal stress protein, whose protein sequence is MRALCATDLSAASEAAIENETCLTCLARIGVDTIHLVTVVPANVHSGMPGVNFEERRRQGLDQYRQVIEAAGFDVETHVVRGTPYRRINGIAETVHADLSVVGSRGQSPLKNRIIGSTARNLARTTVVPLLVNRVERATDEPDVLREHLFQRILFATDFSENADRAFDAFSYLRHATEEATLVHVRSPKDEGVDDVNPREQLADHASTLENWDIETRIEVRQGDPAAEILSVEAEVTPSTILVGSKGRSRIRRLLLGSVSEEIVARATGNVFLVPPPRAV
- a CDS encoding inorganic phosphate transporter, with translation MDPALIALFIGAALASLFMAWVIGAGSSGATPFAPAVGANAIGTMRAALLVGVFGFAGAVTQGGNVSEAVGNGLVGGMSMPVAGVILVLVLGAGLMAVGIITGYPIATAFTVTGAVIGVGLALGGTPVWAKYQQIAVVWVLTPFVGGGIAYAIASLLPRPDVPERYSIPVLVGLVTAVLVNIEFSFLGGENSTGTLREAGQQILAVDGRASALVVTGGVAVAVAAVVWWDVGRDQHGGLERVLLTLGSLVAFSAGGSQVGLAVGPLIPLLGGIEMVSTVVVLVGGGLGMLAGSWTGAPRMIKSLAQDYSSLGPRRAISALVPSFLIAQLAVLLGVPVSFNEIVVSAIIGSGAAVGGWNAVDGRKILLTVGAWVGSFVISFGVAYAASLLLL
- a CDS encoding YeeE/YedE family protein, translating into MSEDRHPLFKPLIFIGGLIFGFGLGFSHMARPEVVLNFLQFDDLGLPFVMFGAAIVSGVAFALLPRIRDAAPLTGNPYERRLKPFDRNVLVGGAIFGVGWGLSGICPGAAYASLGVGNVTILWALAGMFLGAYAQGYWRSHGQARDTAPAGGD